One Methylobacterium sp. AMS5 genomic region harbors:
- a CDS encoding FTR1 family protein yields MLRDAASPLRQTIRRDARSADQNGSNRMTDGSTFVQAFIILFREGLEALLVIAALAAFLRRANAAERIAPVYMGALAAVVASIVMAWVFATFYDGNHSDLFEAGVMLAAAVLLFYMSGWMFLRQDPKAWQADLNRLAERALGAGTMLSLAGIAFLAVFREGAETILFVHTLAKTANGFDAALLGGLAAATLALVAMFVAMQWLALRLPLRPMFVVTSAFLFFMGLRMVGQAFQELQEQALIPFTTDGVPAFVSEWGLSNGSWEALGTQLAILAVAAAAALVSLRRKAGGATEVREGRPVSAAS; encoded by the coding sequence ATGCTGCGAGACGCCGCATCGCCGTTGAGGCAGACAATTCGCCGGGACGCGCGTTCCGCCGATCAAAACGGGAGCAATCGGATGACGGACGGATCGACGTTCGTGCAGGCTTTCATCATCCTGTTCCGCGAGGGACTGGAAGCTCTGCTGGTGATCGCGGCGCTCGCTGCCTTCCTTCGCCGCGCGAATGCCGCGGAGCGAATCGCGCCGGTCTATATGGGTGCGCTTGCGGCCGTCGTCGCCAGCATCGTCATGGCGTGGGTGTTCGCGACCTTCTACGACGGCAATCACAGCGACCTGTTCGAGGCCGGCGTGATGCTCGCGGCCGCGGTGCTGCTGTTCTACATGAGCGGCTGGATGTTCCTCCGCCAGGATCCGAAGGCGTGGCAGGCGGACCTCAACCGGCTTGCCGAGCGGGCGCTCGGTGCAGGCACCATGCTGTCGCTCGCCGGCATCGCCTTCCTGGCGGTGTTCCGCGAGGGCGCCGAGACGATCCTGTTCGTCCACACCCTGGCCAAGACCGCCAACGGCTTCGATGCCGCGCTGCTGGGCGGGCTCGCGGCCGCGACCCTGGCGCTGGTGGCGATGTTCGTGGCGATGCAATGGCTGGCGCTGCGCCTGCCGCTGCGCCCGATGTTCGTCGTGACCTCGGCCTTCCTGTTCTTCATGGGCCTGCGGATGGTCGGCCAGGCGTTCCAGGAGCTTCAGGAGCAGGCGCTGATCCCCTTCACCACGGACGGCGTGCCCGCCTTCGTCTCGGAATGGGGCCTGAGCAACGGCAGTTGGGAGGCGCTCGGCACCCAGCTCGCGATCCTGGCCGTGGCCGCGGCGGCGGCCCTCGTCAGCCTCCGGCGCAAGGCAGGCGGCGCCACCGAGGTGCGCGAGGGGCGGCCGGTCTCGGCTGCGTCCTGA
- a CDS encoding low molecular weight phosphatase family protein, with product MTDDTIPGTGPKKRRVQSVLFMCNFNAVRSLAAEAIARHYFGKSTYVQSAGVRSGEPSDPFMVAALDEIGIDASRHKPRTIEQLEDWEGLNFDLIITLSPEAHHRALELTHTLAADVEYWPTPDPTLVQDGTREQRLDGYRDVRDGLTYRIKSRLKV from the coding sequence ATGACGGACGACACCATCCCCGGGACCGGACCCAAGAAGCGGCGGGTTCAGTCCGTCCTGTTCATGTGCAACTTCAATGCGGTGCGCTCGCTGGCGGCGGAGGCGATCGCGCGCCATTATTTCGGCAAATCCACCTACGTGCAGTCCGCCGGCGTGCGCTCGGGCGAGCCGAGCGATCCCTTCATGGTCGCGGCGCTGGACGAGATCGGCATCGACGCCTCCCGCCACAAGCCGCGCACCATCGAGCAGCTGGAGGATTGGGAGGGGCTGAACTTCGACCTGATCATCACCCTCTCGCCGGAGGCGCATCACCGGGCGCTCGAACTGACCCACACGCTTGCGGCGGATGTCGAGTACTGGCCGACTCCGGACCCGACGCTGGTGCAGGACGGCACGCGCGAGCAGCGCCTCGACGGCTACCGCGACGTGCGCGACGGGCTGACCTACCGGATCAAGTCCCGGCTGAAGGTGTGA
- a CDS encoding UPF0262 family protein yields MKAEAKQGAQDAQGEAPARPRNRLAAVHLDEGSIGRGNPDQEHERAIAIYDILEENSFTIPERDEGPYGLVLGLVENKLSFAIATEAGDPVMTHLLSLTPFRRVIRDYEMICESYYSAIRTASPTQIEAIDMGRRGLHNEASELLRQRLEGKVDLDHDTARRLFTLIFALHWKG; encoded by the coding sequence ATGAAGGCCGAAGCGAAGCAGGGGGCGCAAGACGCGCAGGGCGAGGCACCGGCGAGGCCGCGAAATCGGCTCGCGGCGGTGCATCTCGACGAGGGCTCGATCGGCCGGGGCAACCCGGACCAGGAGCACGAGCGCGCCATCGCGATCTACGACATCCTGGAGGAGAATTCCTTCACGATCCCCGAGCGCGACGAGGGCCCGTACGGGCTGGTCCTCGGCCTCGTCGAGAACAAGCTGTCCTTCGCGATCGCGACCGAGGCGGGCGATCCGGTGATGACCCACCTGCTCTCGCTCACGCCCTTCCGCCGGGTCATCCGCGACTACGAGATGATCTGCGAGAGCTATTACAGCGCGATCCGCACCGCCTCGCCGACGCAGATCGAGGCGATCGACATGGGGCGGCGCGGCCTGCACAACGAAGCATCCGAGCTGCTGAGGCAGCGCCTCGAAGGCAAGGTCGATCTCGACCATGACACGGCACGGCGCCTGTTCACTCTGATCTTCGCCCTTCACTGGAAGGGCTGA
- the hisD gene encoding histidinol dehydrogenase: MIRLDSRSPDFAEAFKRLLGLKREISEDVDETVRGIIAGVVSGGDAALVDYTRRFDRLGQDFSPASLRITAEEVEAAVAACPAAARAALALAAERIEAYHRRQIPEDHLSTDDLGVTAGWRWTAIESVGLYVPGGTASYPSSVLMNAVPARVAGVPRIVMVVPTPEGQLNPLVLAAARLSGVTEIYRVGGAQAVAALAYGTETIAPVAKIVGPGNAWVAAAKRRVFGQVGIDMIAGPSEVLILADRHANPDWIAADLLAQAEHDTAAQAVLVTDSDELADATEAAVERALSTLKRAEIARASWRDYGAIIRVRNFDEAVPLVDAIAPEHLEIETEDADALSIKIRNAGAIFLGAHTPEAIGDYVGGPNHVLPTARSARFSSGLGVLDFMKRTSILRCDPAALRALGPAAIALGESEGLDGHARSVSIRLNL; this comes from the coding sequence ATGATCCGTCTCGACAGCCGCTCTCCCGATTTCGCGGAGGCGTTCAAGCGCCTGCTCGGCCTCAAGCGCGAGATCTCCGAGGATGTGGACGAGACCGTGCGCGGCATCATCGCGGGGGTCGTCTCCGGCGGCGACGCGGCGCTCGTCGATTACACCCGCCGCTTCGACCGGCTCGGCCAGGACTTCTCGCCGGCCTCCCTGCGCATCACCGCCGAGGAGGTGGAAGCGGCCGTGGCCGCCTGCCCGGCCGCGGCTCGCGCCGCCCTGGCTCTCGCGGCCGAGCGGATCGAGGCCTATCACCGCCGCCAGATCCCCGAGGATCATCTGTCCACGGACGATCTCGGCGTCACCGCCGGCTGGCGCTGGACCGCGATCGAATCGGTCGGCCTCTACGTGCCCGGCGGCACCGCGAGCTATCCCTCCTCGGTGCTGATGAACGCGGTGCCGGCCCGCGTCGCGGGCGTGCCGCGCATCGTCATGGTGGTGCCGACCCCCGAGGGCCAGCTCAACCCGCTGGTGCTGGCCGCGGCCAGACTCTCCGGCGTCACCGAGATCTACCGGGTCGGCGGAGCGCAGGCGGTGGCCGCGCTCGCCTACGGCACGGAAACCATCGCTCCGGTGGCCAAGATCGTCGGACCCGGCAATGCCTGGGTCGCGGCGGCCAAGCGCCGGGTGTTCGGACAGGTCGGCATCGATATGATCGCCGGCCCCTCCGAAGTGCTGATCCTGGCCGACCGCCACGCCAACCCCGACTGGATCGCCGCCGACCTGCTGGCCCAGGCCGAGCACGACACCGCGGCGCAGGCCGTGCTCGTCACCGATTCGGATGAGCTGGCCGATGCGACCGAGGCCGCGGTCGAGCGCGCGCTCTCGACCCTGAAGCGGGCCGAGATCGCCCGCGCCAGTTGGCGCGATTACGGCGCGATCATCCGCGTCCGAAATTTCGACGAGGCGGTGCCGCTCGTGGACGCCATCGCACCCGAACATCTCGAGATCGAGACCGAGGACGCCGACGCGTTGTCGATCAAGATCCGGAACGCGGGGGCGATCTTCCTCGGCGCGCACACGCCCGAAGCCATCGGCGATTATGTCGGCGGGCCGAACCACGTGCTGCCGACCGCCCGCTCGGCGCGGTTCTCCTCGGGACTCGGGGTGCTCGATTTCATGAAGCGCACCTCGATCCTGCGCTGCGATCCGGCCGCGCTGCGGGCGCTCGGGCCCGCCGCGATCGCCCTGGGCGAATCCGAGGGCCTGGACGGGCATGCCCGCTCCGTATCGATCCGGCTCAACCTCTAG
- a CDS encoding DUF2948 family protein gives MELLKLAALDAEDLAVISAHLQDAILRAEDLAWLPGEHRFALAARRFDWSVPPGQPPRRRLSGLHFERVLSVKTKGITPGATSGDPLSLLAITFEETEAPSGVATLVFSGGAAIRLELECIEVRLKDLGPVWEADGRPDHEAVRNLVENRP, from the coding sequence ATGGAGCTTCTCAAGCTCGCCGCCCTCGATGCCGAGGATCTTGCCGTCATCTCCGCACACCTTCAGGACGCGATCCTGCGGGCGGAGGATCTCGCGTGGCTGCCGGGCGAGCACCGCTTCGCCCTGGCGGCGCGCCGCTTCGATTGGTCGGTGCCGCCGGGCCAACCGCCCCGGCGGCGCCTCTCGGGCCTGCATTTCGAGCGCGTGCTCTCCGTGAAGACGAAGGGCATCACGCCGGGTGCGACCTCCGGCGATCCCTTGAGCCTTCTGGCGATCACCTTCGAGGAAACCGAAGCGCCCTCCGGCGTCGCCACCCTGGTCTTTTCGGGCGGGGCCGCGATCCGGCTCGAACTCGAATGCATCGAGGTGCGCCTGAAGGATCTCGGCCCCGTCTGGGAGGCCGATGGCCGCCCCGACCACGAGGCCGTGCGCAACCTCGTCGAGAACCGCCCGTGA
- the murA gene encoding UDP-N-acetylglucosamine 1-carboxyvinyltransferase: MDRIHITGGTPLNGTIPISGAKNAALPLMIASLLTGETLELINVPRLADIAALTRILGNHGVDHMVVGKRPGQTAETGQTVRLTASNVIDTTAPYELVSTMRASFWVIAPLLARFGEAKVSLPGGCAIGTRPVNLLIMALEKLGAEIEIDGGYVVAKTKNGLRGAEIVFPSVTVGGTHVALMAAALAYGTTVIDNAAREPEVVDLAECLIKMGARIEGAGTSRIVVEGVARLGGTRHEVLPDRIETGTYAMAVAMTGGDVSLVNTRTDLLASALETLASTGTEVTALPDGIRVRRNGGGISPADVTTDPFPGFPTDLQAQFMALMTLAKGQSRIRETIFENRFMHVQELARLGARIRLDGDLAVVEGVERLKGAPVMATDLRASVSLVIGALAAEGETQINRVYHLDRGFEALEAKLARCGAQIERVRA; encoded by the coding sequence ATGGACCGCATCCACATCACCGGCGGCACGCCGCTCAACGGCACGATCCCGATTTCGGGCGCCAAGAACGCGGCGCTGCCGCTGATGATCGCGAGCCTTCTCACCGGGGAGACGCTGGAACTCATCAACGTGCCACGGCTCGCCGACATCGCGGCGCTGACGCGCATCCTCGGCAATCACGGCGTCGATCACATGGTCGTCGGCAAGCGGCCGGGACAGACCGCCGAGACCGGCCAGACGGTCCGGCTCACCGCCTCGAACGTCATCGACACCACCGCGCCCTACGAACTCGTCTCGACCATGCGGGCGAGCTTCTGGGTGATCGCGCCGCTGCTGGCCCGCTTCGGCGAGGCCAAGGTCTCGCTGCCCGGCGGCTGCGCCATCGGCACCCGGCCGGTCAACCTGCTGATCATGGCGCTGGAAAAGCTCGGCGCCGAGATCGAGATCGATGGCGGCTACGTCGTCGCGAAGACGAAGAACGGATTGCGCGGCGCCGAGATCGTCTTCCCCAGCGTCACCGTCGGCGGCACCCATGTCGCCCTGATGGCGGCCGCGCTCGCCTACGGCACCACCGTGATCGACAACGCCGCCCGCGAGCCGGAAGTGGTCGATCTGGCCGAATGCCTGATCAAGATGGGCGCGCGGATCGAGGGCGCCGGCACCTCCCGCATCGTCGTGGAGGGCGTGGCCCGCCTCGGCGGCACCCGGCACGAGGTTCTGCCGGACCGGATCGAGACCGGCACCTACGCCATGGCGGTCGCGATGACCGGGGGCGACGTCTCCCTGGTCAACACCCGGACCGACCTGCTCGCCTCGGCCCTCGAGACGCTGGCCTCGACCGGCACCGAGGTCACGGCCCTGCCCGACGGCATCCGCGTGCGCCGCAACGGCGGCGGCATCAGCCCGGCGGACGTGACGACCGATCCGTTCCCCGGCTTCCCGACCGATCTCCAGGCGCAGTTCATGGCGCTGATGACGCTGGCCAAGGGCCAGTCGCGCATCCGCGAGACGATCTTCGAGAATCGCTTCATGCACGTGCAGGAGCTGGCCCGCCTCGGCGCGCGGATCCGCCTCGACGGCGACCTCGCCGTGGTCGAGGGCGTGGAACGCCTGAAGGGCGCGCCCGTCATGGCCACCGACCTGCGCGCCTCGGTTTCGCTGGTGATCGGCGCGCTCGCCGCGGAAGGCGAGACGCAGATCAACCGCGTCTACCACCTCGACCGCGGCTTCGAGGCCCTGGAGGCCAAGCTCGCCCGCTGCGGCGCGCAGATCGAGCGCGTGCGGGCCTGA